A genomic region of Christiangramia sp. OXR-203 contains the following coding sequences:
- a CDS encoding AraC family transcriptional regulator has protein sequence MDESKKNNAVSISEEIKIEDGFYILKFQNDTDENKIMSREIDNSFIQFHFNVKGNSKFLFNSGSYELPLPEENSLLLYNPQRDLPLHLSMEKESWLISLVISIKKFHALFSQEADYITFLSGDNKDKKYYKDAQVSPSTAVVLNQIMNFNLTPSIKNLYFKAKAFELLSLYFNKAENPDLEQCPFLSDEENIKKIRRAKDIVIARMAEPPSLQELSDEIGLSLKKLKEGFKQIYGDSVYSFLFDYKMEYARKLLETGEYNVNEVGLKVGYSTASHFIAGFKKKFGTTPKKYTLSVS, from the coding sequence ATGGATGAAAGCAAAAAAAATAACGCTGTAAGTATTTCAGAAGAAATCAAGATCGAAGATGGTTTCTATATTTTGAAGTTTCAGAATGACACAGATGAGAATAAGATCATGTCCCGCGAAATAGATAATAGTTTTATTCAATTTCACTTTAATGTGAAGGGAAACAGCAAGTTTCTATTCAATAGCGGGAGTTATGAATTACCACTTCCTGAAGAGAATTCACTTTTACTGTACAATCCTCAGCGCGATCTGCCACTACATTTATCCATGGAAAAGGAGAGCTGGCTGATTTCTTTGGTAATCTCCATTAAGAAATTTCACGCTTTATTTTCTCAGGAAGCAGATTATATCACCTTTTTGAGTGGTGACAATAAGGATAAAAAATACTATAAGGATGCTCAGGTGTCGCCTTCAACCGCGGTGGTATTAAACCAGATCATGAATTTCAATCTGACTCCCAGTATCAAAAACCTTTATTTTAAAGCGAAAGCTTTTGAATTATTAAGTCTATACTTCAATAAAGCGGAAAATCCAGATCTGGAACAATGTCCGTTTCTGAGTGATGAGGAGAATATCAAGAAGATAAGGAGAGCTAAAGATATCGTGATCGCAAGAATGGCTGAACCACCATCCCTGCAGGAACTTTCAGATGAAATTGGACTTAGTCTTAAAAAGCTAAAAGAAGGTTTCAAACAAATTTATGGAGATTCGGTTTATAGCTTTCTGTTCGATTATAAAATGGAATATGCACGTAAGCTTCTGGAAACAGGTGAATATAATGTAAATGAAGTAGGACTGAAGGTTGGTTATAGTACGGCGAGTCACTTTATTGCTGGTTTTAAAAAGAAATTTGGAACCACGCCGAAGAAATATACATTGTCGGTTAGCTAA
- the hemH gene encoding ferrochelatase, with the protein MNKGVLLVNLGSPDSTDPKDVKKYLGEFLMDERVIDVPYWARTLLVKGIVLNTRPKKSAEAYQKIWWDEGSPLIVLSERLQNKIDEKTSVPIALAMRYGTPNIKQGLQELKDKGVDEVLLFPLYPQFAMATTETILVLAEELRKEFFPEMSFTTVPPFYNHPDYVRTLANSIAENLEGKEYEHLLFSYHGVPERHIRKSDVTSSHCKIDGSCCQTASTAHQFCYRHQCFETTRLVAEHLGMKPNTYSVSFQSRLGFDPWLKPYTDRTIERFGKQGMKKLAIVTPAFVSDCLETLEEIAMEGEEIFHEVGGKDFSVVPCLNDREDWVKVLSRWIDEWATQQTPVEA; encoded by the coding sequence ATGAATAAAGGCGTATTGCTGGTAAATCTGGGTTCTCCAGACAGTACCGATCCCAAAGATGTCAAGAAATATTTAGGCGAATTCCTTATGGACGAGCGAGTGATCGATGTGCCATACTGGGCCAGAACACTACTGGTAAAGGGAATTGTATTAAATACCCGTCCTAAAAAATCTGCTGAAGCTTACCAGAAGATCTGGTGGGATGAAGGTTCTCCGCTAATTGTACTTTCAGAAAGACTTCAGAATAAAATTGATGAAAAGACATCTGTTCCAATTGCATTGGCAATGAGGTATGGAACTCCAAATATAAAACAAGGCTTACAGGAATTAAAGGATAAAGGAGTGGACGAAGTACTTCTATTTCCATTGTATCCACAATTCGCCATGGCTACTACTGAAACGATTCTCGTACTGGCGGAAGAGTTACGCAAGGAATTTTTCCCTGAAATGAGCTTTACGACAGTACCACCATTTTATAATCATCCGGATTACGTACGAACATTGGCAAATAGTATTGCTGAAAACCTTGAAGGAAAAGAATATGAGCATTTATTATTTTCCTATCATGGTGTTCCTGAGCGACACATTCGTAAAAGCGATGTTACCAGCTCACATTGTAAGATAGACGGCTCCTGTTGCCAGACGGCATCAACTGCTCACCAGTTTTGTTATCGACACCAGTGCTTTGAAACCACCAGGTTGGTTGCGGAACATTTAGGAATGAAGCCTAATACTTATAGCGTTTCCTTCCAGTCAAGATTAGGATTCGACCCATGGTTAAAGCCATATACAGACAGGACCATTGAAAGATTTGGAAAACAGGGAATGAAGAAGTTAGCCATTGTAACTCCGGCATTCGTTTCAGATTGTCTCGAAACGCTGGAAGAGATTGCCATGGAAGGCGAAGAGATTTTCCATGAAGTTGGTGGGAAAGACTTCTCTGTTGTTCCATGTTTGAACGATCGTGAAGATTGGGTAAAAGTATTATCCAGATGGATCGATGAGTGGGCAACCCAGCAAACTCCGGTTGAGGCTTAA
- a CDS encoding MATE family efflux transporter, with translation MAVRNSKELCDKPIGKLLIQQALPASVGILVMSLNILVDTIFVGNWIGPIAIAAINVVLPVSFFIAALGMAIGIGGSSIISRALGANEDSKALRTFGNQITLTLVLSIGLVIPGLIFVDDLIPAFGGMGEIFDPAKIYYIIVLCGVPMLALAMMGNNVIRAEGKPRFAMIAMIIPSVVNLILDYILINKLNMGMEGAALATTASYFFCMAYIIWFFLSKNSELKISFSHFNMDFPILKEISALGVVTLARQAVVSVTYLLMNNILFNLGGEESITVYAIIARMLMFALFPVLGVTQGFLPIAGFNYGAENFSRVRNSINTAILYSFLMGLLIFAGIMIFAPDIVAIFTTEPSILEQTPSAMRWVFAAIPIVTIQLIGAAYFQAIGKAMPAFLLTLSRQGFIFIPLVLILPKYYGELGVWISFPIADVLSTIITAYFLNREIRHTLK, from the coding sequence ATGGCCGTTCGAAATTCTAAAGAACTGTGTGATAAACCCATTGGTAAACTTCTTATTCAACAAGCTTTACCAGCATCTGTAGGAATATTGGTGATGTCCTTGAACATCCTGGTAGATACTATTTTTGTTGGAAACTGGATAGGCCCGATTGCAATTGCGGCCATCAATGTTGTGTTGCCAGTCTCTTTTTTTATTGCGGCTTTGGGAATGGCCATCGGGATAGGTGGAAGTTCGATCATTTCCCGGGCACTTGGCGCAAATGAAGATTCTAAAGCCTTACGAACCTTTGGAAACCAGATCACGCTTACATTGGTTTTATCGATAGGCCTGGTCATTCCGGGATTGATTTTCGTTGATGATCTCATCCCTGCATTTGGAGGAATGGGCGAGATCTTCGATCCTGCAAAGATCTATTATATCATCGTGCTCTGCGGTGTTCCTATGCTGGCGCTTGCTATGATGGGGAACAACGTAATTCGAGCAGAGGGAAAACCCCGTTTTGCCATGATCGCAATGATCATTCCCTCTGTAGTCAATCTTATTCTGGATTATATTCTTATCAATAAGCTGAATATGGGAATGGAAGGTGCCGCCCTGGCAACAACTGCATCCTATTTCTTTTGCATGGCTTATATTATCTGGTTTTTTCTTTCGAAGAACTCAGAATTAAAGATCAGTTTCTCTCATTTCAACATGGATTTTCCTATTCTGAAGGAAATTTCAGCATTGGGAGTTGTTACCCTGGCCAGGCAGGCAGTAGTGAGTGTGACCTATCTTTTAATGAATAACATTCTTTTTAATCTAGGAGGTGAAGAATCGATCACCGTATATGCGATCATTGCTCGGATGCTGATGTTCGCACTTTTCCCGGTACTTGGAGTCACCCAGGGATTCCTGCCCATTGCTGGATTCAATTATGGTGCAGAGAACTTCAGCAGGGTTCGAAACAGTATAAACACTGCAATTTTATACTCTTTCCTCATGGGGCTTTTAATCTTTGCTGGGATCATGATTTTCGCACCGGATATCGTCGCAATCTTTACTACGGAACCAAGTATTCTGGAGCAAACACCTTCAGCAATGCGTTGGGTTTTTGCAGCGATTCCAATTGTAACAATTCAATTAATTGGAGCTGCTTATTTCCAGGCCATCGGGAAAGCTATGCCTGCATTTTTGCTAACCCTATCGCGGCAGGGATTTATTTTTATTCCGCTAGTGCTAATTCTTCCGAAGTACTACGGAGAACTCGGTGTCTGGATCTCTTTTCCAATTGCCGATGTACTTTCTACCATCATCACTGCCTATTTCTTGAATCGTGAGATTCGGCACACGCTCAAGTAA
- a CDS encoding VPS10 domain-containing protein: MNQSLLRLSVFLLLAILFNSQKHFAQDNSEELYGALEYRLIGPFRGGRSAAVTGVPGKPNLFYFGAAGGGVWKTTNGGRSWSNISDGYFGGSIGAIEVAKNDPNVMYVGGGEKTVRGNVSSGYGIWKTEDAGKTWTSAGLKNSRHVPRIVIHPKDYNTVYAAVLGNIYKPTEERGVYKSTDGGKNWQKVLFSNADAGAVDLIMDPNNPRVLYASTWNVQRTPYSLSSGGEGSALWKSTDSGETWKEISENKGFPKDTLGIIGVTVSPANSERVWAIVENKEKGGVYRSEDAGETWNLINDDRSVRQRAWYYTRIYADSEDEDKVYVLNVNYHTSTDGGKTYSSANAPHGDHHDLWIAPEDPQRMIMGDDGGAQITYDGGETWSTYHNQPTSQFYRVTTDNSFPYRIYAAQQDNSTVRIRHRTEGRSIGEGDWESTAGGESAHIAVDPENPEIVYGGSYDGFLTRYNHETGTVRSISVWPDNPMGHGAEDLKYRFQWNFPIFFSPHDPDKLYTASNHLHMTTNEGESWDEISPDLTRNDKSKQKSSGGPITQDNTSVEYYSTIFAAAESPLKEGLLWTGSDDGLVHVSRDGGENWENVTPKGMPEWMMINSIEPSVFDEGTAYIAGTRYKLGDFAPYLYKTTNYGKSWKKITSGISSEHFTRVVREDPEKQGLLYAGTETGMYISFDDGANWKAFQLNLPIVPITDLAIKENNLIVATQGRSLWIIDDLSVLHQLNSVEKDQDHLFKPKNSYRMDGRSRESATAGTNHPAGVMTYFFLKDPEGKKVKLSYLNTENDTIQSFSSEAKKNKLEVSKGANQHVWDMRGEGAERLDGMILWWASTDAPQAVPGKYKVVLEVEDEVMKQDFEILPDANAETDQAGMQKQYDFISSVNKTVDNAHQSIKKMRKVDAQLKDFQKQYKNNEQVKPLLEKAKTLSEQLSEIENALYQTKNRSNQDPLNFPIKLTNKLAHLNSLVGMDDFPPTQQDIAVKDQLTASINEELNKFDQLLEEEVKAFNKEFNAMDLNYLFVETED, from the coding sequence ATGAACCAATCTCTACTCAGGCTCTCAGTTTTTTTACTGCTCGCCATTCTTTTCAATTCACAAAAACATTTTGCACAGGATAATTCCGAAGAACTTTACGGCGCTCTGGAATATCGTCTAATAGGTCCGTTTCGAGGTGGACGAAGTGCTGCAGTAACCGGTGTTCCCGGCAAGCCAAATCTTTTCTATTTTGGAGCTGCAGGCGGTGGTGTCTGGAAAACAACGAATGGAGGTCGCAGCTGGAGCAATATATCTGATGGTTATTTTGGAGGTTCCATTGGCGCTATTGAGGTTGCTAAGAACGATCCAAATGTGATGTATGTGGGAGGTGGAGAAAAAACGGTTCGTGGAAATGTTTCTTCTGGCTACGGAATCTGGAAAACCGAAGATGCCGGGAAGACCTGGACTTCCGCTGGATTAAAAAACAGTCGGCATGTTCCCAGAATCGTAATACATCCGAAGGATTACAACACTGTATATGCAGCAGTTCTTGGAAATATTTACAAACCTACCGAAGAACGGGGAGTTTATAAATCTACAGATGGAGGTAAGAACTGGCAAAAAGTACTTTTTTCTAATGCAGATGCCGGTGCAGTAGATCTGATTATGGATCCCAACAATCCGCGAGTTTTATATGCGAGCACCTGGAATGTTCAGCGTACACCATATAGTCTTAGTAGTGGAGGAGAGGGATCAGCTTTATGGAAAAGTACAGATAGCGGGGAAACCTGGAAGGAAATTTCAGAAAATAAAGGTTTTCCAAAGGATACTTTAGGGATCATTGGCGTGACTGTTTCCCCTGCAAACAGCGAAAGGGTCTGGGCTATTGTTGAAAATAAAGAAAAAGGAGGCGTTTATCGCAGTGAAGATGCGGGTGAAACCTGGAATTTGATCAATGATGATCGTAGTGTGAGACAACGTGCCTGGTATTATACCCGTATTTATGCCGACTCAGAAGATGAAGACAAGGTATATGTGCTCAATGTGAATTATCATACAAGTACCGATGGCGGTAAGACTTACAGTTCTGCCAATGCACCACACGGCGATCACCACGATCTATGGATCGCTCCGGAGGATCCTCAACGTATGATCATGGGTGACGATGGGGGCGCACAAATTACTTACGATGGTGGGGAAACCTGGAGTACGTACCACAATCAACCGACTTCTCAGTTTTACAGAGTAACTACAGATAATTCATTTCCGTATAGAATATATGCGGCACAGCAGGATAATTCTACGGTTAGAATCAGGCATAGAACAGAAGGTAGAAGTATTGGAGAAGGTGACTGGGAATCTACAGCGGGAGGTGAGAGCGCGCATATCGCCGTAGATCCTGAAAATCCTGAGATCGTTTATGGTGGAAGTTATGACGGATTCCTAACCAGGTACAATCATGAAACCGGGACCGTGCGGAGTATTAGTGTCTGGCCAGACAATCCAATGGGTCATGGAGCCGAAGATCTCAAATATCGTTTCCAGTGGAATTTCCCTATTTTCTTCTCTCCACATGATCCTGATAAATTGTATACCGCGTCCAATCATTTGCATATGACCACGAATGAGGGGGAAAGCTGGGATGAGATAAGTCCTGATCTTACGAGAAATGACAAGTCAAAACAAAAGTCTTCAGGAGGACCTATCACCCAGGATAACACTTCCGTAGAATATTACAGTACTATTTTCGCTGCAGCAGAGTCGCCTTTAAAGGAAGGTTTGCTCTGGACTGGTAGTGATGACGGCCTGGTACATGTTTCGAGAGATGGCGGTGAGAATTGGGAAAATGTAACTCCTAAAGGAATGCCGGAGTGGATGATGATCAATAGCATTGAACCTTCTGTTTTTGATGAAGGCACGGCATATATCGCGGGAACCAGGTACAAACTGGGAGATTTCGCTCCTTATTTATATAAAACGACCAACTATGGTAAGTCCTGGAAAAAGATCACCTCTGGAATTTCTTCGGAACATTTTACAAGGGTGGTTCGTGAAGATCCTGAAAAGCAGGGCTTGCTTTACGCAGGAACCGAAACCGGGATGTATATTTCATTTGATGACGGAGCGAACTGGAAAGCTTTTCAGTTAAATCTGCCAATAGTACCAATCACCGATCTTGCCATCAAAGAAAATAACTTGATCGTGGCTACTCAGGGAAGAAGTCTCTGGATCATCGATGATCTAAGTGTATTACACCAGTTGAACTCAGTTGAAAAGGATCAGGATCATTTATTCAAGCCGAAAAATTCCTATAGAATGGATGGCAGATCCCGGGAAAGTGCTACAGCCGGGACGAACCATCCCGCGGGAGTCATGACCTATTTTTTTCTGAAGGATCCTGAAGGGAAGAAAGTCAAATTAAGCTATTTAAATACTGAAAATGATACTATTCAAAGCTTCTCTTCTGAAGCAAAAAAGAACAAACTGGAAGTAAGTAAAGGAGCCAATCAGCATGTTTGGGATATGCGTGGTGAAGGCGCTGAACGACTTGACGGAATGATCCTTTGGTGGGCAAGTACAGACGCTCCACAAGCGGTTCCCGGAAAATATAAGGTAGTTCTGGAAGTGGAAGATGAGGTGATGAAACAGGATTTCGAGATCCTGCCAGACGCAAATGCCGAAACCGACCAGGCAGGAATGCAAAAGCAGTATGATTTCATTTCCAGCGTGAATAAAACCGTAGACAATGCTCACCAATCCATCAAAAAGATGAGAAAGGTCGATGCACAACTGAAGGATTTTCAGAAGCAGTATAAAAACAATGAGCAGGTAAAACCCTTGCTGGAAAAAGCGAAAACCCTGAGCGAGCAACTTTCAGAAATAGAAAATGCGCTTTACCAGACCAAGAATCGTAGTAACCAGGATCCGCTTAATTTCCCGATAAAACTCACCAATAAACTGGCGCATTTGAACAGTCTCGTAGGAATGGACGATTTTCCACCAACTCAGCAGGATATTGCAGTTAAAGACCAACTTACTGCCAGTATCAACGAAGAATTGAATAAATTTGACCAGCTTTTAGAAGAAGAAGTAAAAGCTTTTAATAAGGAATTTAATGCGATGGATCTTAATTATCTATTCGTGGAGACTGAAGACTAA
- a CDS encoding CopD family protein codes for MEYYNYIKALHLIFVITWFAGLFYIPRLFVYQIEAAEKPEPDRTILGDQLKLMAKRLWFIITWPSAILASAFAFTLLAMVPGWLEQPWMHVKLGFVVLLFAYHFKTHLIFKELQKGIINWTSNGMRIWNEGSTLILFSVIFLVIVRDAINWIYGVLGIFLLGIMLMLGIKLYKRIRSRNPNA; via the coding sequence ATGGAGTACTATAATTATATCAAAGCCCTGCACCTTATTTTCGTAATTACGTGGTTTGCCGGGCTTTTTTATATTCCGCGCTTATTCGTATACCAGATCGAAGCTGCTGAAAAGCCAGAACCAGATAGAACAATTCTTGGAGATCAGCTAAAACTGATGGCGAAAAGGCTCTGGTTCATTATTACCTGGCCTTCTGCGATCCTGGCGAGCGCTTTCGCTTTTACGTTACTGGCGATGGTTCCTGGCTGGCTCGAGCAACCCTGGATGCATGTGAAACTTGGTTTTGTAGTGCTACTATTTGCCTATCATTTCAAGACCCATCTAATTTTTAAAGAACTGCAGAAAGGGATTATTAACTGGACTTCAAACGGAATGCGAATCTGGAATGAGGGAAGTACGCTTATCCTGTTTTCAGTAATTTTCCTGGTCATCGTGCGGGATGCTATTAACTGGATCTACGGAGTTCTTGGAATTTTTCTACTCGGGATCATGTTAATGCTAGGGATCAAATTATACAAAAGAATACGCTCAAGGAACCCTAATGCCTGA
- a CDS encoding sensor histidine kinase: MKMLKLSLRTRIFISMILLVLGASILIFGVTVYQYKQEAENYHEERLERKQRAILENIKFVLASTSYVIDTENIGLIFAERDKIDEMAEVHEMQIHIYDLDGSLIIKSNESFFKDSTTVSIPESVLSKLDATTTKHYLKKTEVNGQKYQSSYSYITDGKFKPLAILYLPYVQDDSLLNRDLNNFLVRMAEVYLFMLLIAIILSFFLSKYITKSLKIISEKINQTRLDKRNQKIELSNATEEIYALVSAYNSMIDELEESAVKLATNEREQAWREMAKQVAHEIKNPLTPMRLSVQSFQRNFDPEDPDIHLKVDEYSETLINQIDTMSSIASAFSNFAKMPAQQNETLNVPKIVKLALDIFNEKYIEFQCDQEEILAKFDRTQLIRVVTNLVKNATQALQNVEDPRIMVSVEEEENTVLISVSDNGMGISEENKTKVFEPKFTTKSSGMGLGLAMVKNIVETYKGTISFVSKQNKGTIFNVRFPK; the protein is encoded by the coding sequence ATGAAGATGCTTAAATTATCCTTAAGAACTAGAATTTTTATCTCTATGATCCTGTTGGTTCTCGGGGCATCTATTCTAATTTTTGGGGTGACAGTGTACCAATATAAACAGGAAGCTGAAAATTATCACGAAGAACGGCTGGAGCGTAAACAAAGAGCGATCCTTGAAAACATCAAATTTGTACTTGCCAGTACTAGTTATGTAATAGATACCGAAAACATTGGACTTATTTTTGCTGAAAGGGATAAGATCGATGAAATGGCCGAAGTTCATGAAATGCAGATCCATATTTATGATCTCGACGGAAGCCTTATTATCAAATCCAACGAATCATTTTTTAAAGACTCCACTACCGTTAGTATTCCAGAAAGCGTACTAAGTAAGCTGGATGCTACCACTACCAAGCATTATTTGAAGAAAACTGAAGTCAACGGGCAGAAATACCAGTCTTCATACAGTTATATTACCGATGGAAAATTTAAGCCACTGGCAATCCTGTATTTACCATATGTACAGGATGATAGTCTGTTGAACAGGGATTTGAACAATTTCCTGGTACGCATGGCAGAGGTCTATCTTTTTATGCTATTGATAGCCATTATTCTGTCATTCTTTCTTTCAAAATATATCACCAAATCGCTCAAGATCATTTCGGAAAAGATCAATCAGACCAGACTGGACAAACGAAACCAGAAAATCGAACTTTCCAATGCAACAGAGGAGATCTACGCTTTGGTTTCGGCATATAACAGTATGATCGATGAGTTGGAGGAAAGTGCTGTGAAATTAGCCACCAATGAGCGGGAACAGGCCTGGCGGGAAATGGCGAAGCAGGTAGCACATGAGATCAAGAATCCGTTGACACCTATGCGATTGAGCGTACAAAGTTTTCAGCGTAATTTTGATCCGGAAGATCCCGACATTCATCTTAAGGTCGATGAATACAGCGAAACGCTCATTAATCAAATTGATACTATGAGCTCTATCGCTTCGGCATTCTCAAACTTTGCAAAGATGCCGGCACAACAAAATGAAACTTTGAATGTGCCCAAGATCGTGAAGCTGGCACTGGATATTTTTAATGAGAAATACATTGAATTTCAATGTGACCAGGAGGAGATCCTGGCGAAATTTGATCGTACGCAGTTGATTCGGGTAGTGACCAACCTGGTTAAAAATGCTACTCAGGCACTTCAGAATGTAGAAGATCCTCGAATTATGGTGTCGGTCGAAGAGGAGGAGAATACCGTTCTTATTTCGGTTTCCGATAATGGAATGGGTATTTCCGAAGAAAATAAAACGAAGGTATTTGAACCTAAATTCACCACGAAATCAAGCGGAATGGGATTAGGCCTTGCCATGGTAAAAAATATCGTGGAAACTTATAAGGGGACGATTAGCTTTGTTTCCAAACAGAATAAAGGCACTATCTTTAACGTACGATTTCCAAAATAA
- a CDS encoding enoyl-CoA hydratase/isomerase family protein has product MSYQNILEEIENEILTITIDRPKKLNALNRETILELHQAFKAAKDNDEVKVVIITGSGEKAFVAGADISEFADYSPKEGKKLSADGQEKLFDYVANFPKPVIAAVNGFALGGGLELAMAAHFRIASDNAKMGLPEVSLGVIPGYGGTQRLPQLVGKGRAMEMIMTAGMIDANQALQYNLVNHVTSQEDLMELAVSLAQKIMKNSMVAISTAIKAINANYEDGIDGFEVEVKGFGDSFGTEDFKEGTSAFLNKRKADFPNK; this is encoded by the coding sequence ATGAGTTATCAGAACATTTTAGAAGAGATTGAAAATGAAATATTAACGATCACAATAGATCGACCAAAGAAGCTGAATGCTCTTAACAGAGAGACGATTCTTGAGCTTCACCAGGCTTTTAAAGCGGCGAAGGATAATGACGAGGTAAAAGTCGTAATTATTACCGGAAGTGGAGAGAAGGCTTTTGTAGCTGGAGCAGATATTAGTGAATTTGCCGACTACTCACCAAAAGAGGGGAAGAAACTTTCAGCAGATGGGCAGGAGAAGTTATTTGATTATGTAGCTAATTTCCCTAAACCGGTCATAGCAGCTGTAAATGGATTTGCTCTTGGTGGCGGACTCGAACTTGCTATGGCAGCTCATTTTAGAATTGCCAGTGATAATGCCAAAATGGGATTGCCGGAAGTATCTCTTGGAGTGATCCCGGGATATGGTGGAACTCAAAGGTTACCACAACTGGTAGGGAAAGGTCGCGCGATGGAAATGATCATGACCGCGGGAATGATCGATGCAAACCAGGCTTTGCAATACAACCTGGTGAATCATGTAACATCTCAGGAAGATTTGATGGAACTGGCCGTAAGCCTGGCTCAGAAGATTATGAAGAATTCCATGGTTGCTATTTCTACAGCGATCAAAGCGATCAATGCCAACTATGAAGATGGTATTGATGGATTTGAGGTGGAAGTAAAAGGTTTCGGTGATAGTTTTGGGACCGAAGATTTCAAAGAAGGAACTTCAGCATTTTTAAACAAGCGTAAAGCCGACTTCCCTAATAAATAA
- a CDS encoding PA0069 family radical SAM protein, with translation MSYEDFIKGRGAQKNSSNKFDAHSHETRDDFLNYCNAEGEEAVNFKTTTIETFPKSIVNKVTSPDVGMDFSLNPYQGCEHGCIYCYARNSHEFWGYSAGLDFEQKILVKRNSVELLEKKLKSKSWQARPIVLSGNTDCYQPIEKELKITRSLLQTFLKYRHPVGMITKNSLILRDLDILRELAQDRLVHVNISITTLQEHTRRVLEPRTASIKKRLETVEKLSVANIPVSVMMAPIIPSINNHEIMPLVREVANRGARGVGYTIVRLNGSIGEIFTDWIKKSMPDRADKVLNQIANIHGGSLNDSRFGTRMKGEGQFAEQVKQQFKIARKMYLQDRKKPSLNCKLHEEYKDGQTKLF, from the coding sequence ATGAGTTATGAGGATTTTATCAAAGGCAGAGGTGCCCAGAAAAACAGCAGTAATAAGTTTGATGCGCATAGTCATGAAACCAGGGACGACTTTCTAAATTATTGCAATGCGGAAGGGGAAGAAGCGGTTAATTTTAAAACCACAACTATTGAAACCTTTCCCAAGAGCATCGTCAACAAAGTGACGAGTCCCGATGTTGGAATGGACTTTTCACTAAATCCCTATCAGGGCTGTGAACATGGTTGTATTTACTGCTACGCCCGTAATAGTCATGAATTCTGGGGTTATAGTGCCGGTCTGGATTTCGAGCAAAAAATACTGGTAAAAAGAAATTCTGTTGAACTTTTAGAGAAAAAGCTGAAGAGCAAATCCTGGCAGGCGCGACCTATCGTCCTGTCTGGAAATACCGATTGTTACCAGCCAATTGAAAAGGAACTCAAAATTACCAGAAGTTTGCTGCAAACCTTTCTGAAGTACCGGCACCCGGTTGGTATGATCACGAAGAATTCCCTCATTTTACGCGATCTGGATATTCTAAGAGAACTGGCTCAGGACAGGCTTGTACATGTAAATATAAGTATCACCACGCTACAGGAACATACGCGTAGAGTGCTGGAGCCAAGAACCGCCAGCATCAAAAAAAGACTGGAAACCGTAGAGAAACTTTCGGTAGCGAATATTCCGGTGAGTGTGATGATGGCGCCTATCATACCATCAATCAATAATCACGAAATTATGCCGCTGGTTCGAGAAGTGGCTAATCGAGGTGCTCGCGGTGTAGGTTATACGATCGTGAGACTGAATGGAAGCATTGGAGAGATCTTTACAGACTGGATCAAAAAATCCATGCCAGACCGGGCAGATAAGGTTTTAAACCAGATTGCCAACATTCATGGAGGTAGTCTGAATGATAGCAGGTTTGGCACCCGAATGAAAGGCGAAGGCCAGTTCGCGGAGCAAGTAAAGCAGCAATTTAAAATTGCTCGCAAGATGTATCTACAGGATCGTAAAAAGCCCAGTCTAAACTGTAAGTTACATGAGGAATACAAAGACGGACAGACAAAATTATTTTAG